One window of Fusobacterium sp. FSA-380-WT-3A genomic DNA carries:
- a CDS encoding permease-like cell division protein FtsX, giving the protein MQKESRQLYISLEMIKVFLSIIFATIIYNFFISGILNTNSQINSLRNIDFISAELQNNLTKEQKKELEIKLLNVPEIKKVTYVNSYIAFQNLQKDLGIVLPKGDNPLSDSLRIYVKSINNIQKIQEILDSTQEIKEYFLDTTYSDNVNKKIKFFEVLLTGFTLGAISLIFVIVTIASLQFKIDYVGSLINNGYHKNLLLATKQINLLPCSLAILIGLMFFSNVYTLCRNWFIVNDISSSLLTLLQIAPVQIIANIILIVLIWLIPVKERWEN; this is encoded by the coding sequence ATGCAAAAAGAATCTAGACAACTATATATATCTCTTGAAATGATTAAGGTATTTTTAAGTATTATTTTTGCTACTATAATTTACAATTTTTTTATTTCTGGAATATTAAATACAAATAGCCAAATAAATAGTTTAAGAAATATTGATTTTATATCAGCAGAATTACAAAATAATTTAACTAAAGAACAAAAAAAAGAGTTGGAAATAAAATTACTTAATGTTCCTGAAATAAAAAAAGTAACCTATGTTAATAGTTATATAGCCTTTCAAAATTTACAAAAGGATTTAGGAATAGTACTTCCAAAAGGAGATAATCCACTTTCTGATTCTTTAAGAATATATGTAAAAAGTATAAATAATATTCAAAAAATTCAAGAAATATTAGATTCTACTCAAGAGATTAAAGAATATTTCTTAGATACTACATATTCAGATAATGTAAATAAAAAAATAAAGTTTTTTGAAGTTTTATTAACAGGATTTACTTTAGGAGCAATTTCTTTAATATTTGTAATAGTAACAATTGCTTCGTTACAATTTAAAATTGATTATGTAGGTTCCCTTATTAATAATGGATATCATAAAAATCTTTTATTAGCTACAAAACAAATAAATTTATTACCATGTAGTTTGGCAATATTAATAGGGTTGATGTTTTTTTCAAATGTATATACATTATGTAGAAATTGGTTTATAGTAAATGATATATCTTCTTCACTGTTAACTTTACTTCAAATAGCACCAGTACAAATAATAGCAAACATTATTTTAATTGTGCTTATTTGGTTGATTCCTGTGAAAGAAAGATGGGAGAATTAA
- a CDS encoding murein hydrolase activator EnvC has product MKKIFLLIYILIFSIGYSNTKVSMTDKLKKIDIEINNKKQEIKNIDTKKKSLEEQIEDLRVDILKLNGEKSKLEEEITATEKKIDYSNINFNYSQKELERKKAEFSAKIIAWNRRKNNNLSFEEEVMLKKQFGKILYDDVKKINHISKVKKDIALVSYDIEEEKKKLSGLKNSLNKKIRDIGSKEKEKNTLIAKLNSERNKHVTTLTSLEKEKERIQKEIEKILQAQVSTGKKVDYSIAIKGIGKGVNPLPNGKVVVKFKENKTKNIVSNGVEILDKLGSPVKATHGGKVIYAGKIQGLGKVIMINYGYNTIGVYGNLISTKVKLNETVKQGENIGVLGFAMDGKPVLYYEVRLNLKPINPINVL; this is encoded by the coding sequence ATGAAAAAAATATTTTTATTAATATATATATTAATTTTTTCTATTGGATATTCTAATACTAAGGTTAGTATGACAGATAAACTTAAAAAAATTGATATAGAAATAAATAATAAAAAGCAAGAGATAAAAAATATTGATACTAAAAAGAAATCTTTAGAGGAACAAATAGAAGATTTAAGAGTAGATATTTTAAAATTAAATGGAGAAAAAAGTAAGTTAGAAGAAGAGATAACTGCAACAGAAAAAAAGATTGATTACAGTAATATAAATTTTAATTATAGTCAAAAAGAGTTAGAGAGAAAAAAAGCTGAATTTAGTGCCAAAATCATAGCTTGGAATAGAAGAAAGAACAATAATCTTTCTTTTGAAGAAGAGGTAATGTTGAAAAAACAATTTGGAAAAATTCTTTATGATGATGTAAAGAAAATTAATCATATTTCAAAAGTAAAAAAAGATATTGCTCTAGTTAGTTATGATATAGAAGAGGAAAAGAAAAAGTTAAGTGGACTAAAAAATAGTTTAAATAAAAAAATTAGAGATATAGGTAGTAAAGAAAAAGAAAAAAATACTCTTATAGCTAAATTAAACTCTGAAAGAAATAAACATGTAACAACTCTTACAAGTTTAGAAAAAGAGAAAGAACGTATACAAAAAGAAATAGAAAAAATATTACAAGCACAAGTGTCTACAGGAAAAAAAGTAGATTATAGTATAGCCATTAAAGGTATAGGAAAAGGAGTAAATCCTTTACCAAATGGAAAAGTGGTTGTTAAATTTAAAGAAAATAAAACAAAGAATATAGTAAGTAATGGAGTTGAAATTTTAGATAAATTAGGTTCTCCAGTAAAGGCTACACATGGTGGAAAAGTTATATATGCTGGAAAAATACAAGGACTTGGAAAAGTTATAATGATAAACTATGGATATAATACAATAGGGGTTTATGGAAACTTAATTTCTACTAAGGTAAAATTAAATGAAACAGTAAAACAAGGAGAAAATATAGGAGTTTTAGGTTTTGCAATGGATGGAAAACCTGTTCTTTATTATGAAGTTAGACTAAATCTTAAACCTATAAATCCAATAAATGTATTATAG
- a CDS encoding NAD(+)/NADH kinase has product MGEKCVIFYNSNKAKAVEIYTELKKFLKERGVTLLLPNEIEEATFSIVIGGDGTLLRASKEIIKKDNIPVIAINAGSLGFLTEIKEIEARKICENYLNKDYEICKRGLLELKINNDVYNVLNEIVISTGRLDKKLMSVDIFTDRGKVNTYIGDGVIIASPTGSTAYSLSAGGPIVSYRLDAFIITPISPHNLSTRTIILSSDEIIKAKVNYSDINNFLMIDGDFIKKLTMEDDIEIKYSNKKLNLVLPKDRNYYSVLKEKLKWGDNLF; this is encoded by the coding sequence ATGGGAGAAAAATGTGTTATTTTTTATAATTCAAATAAAGCTAAAGCAGTGGAAATTTATACTGAGTTAAAAAAATTTTTAAAAGAAAGAGGAGTAACTTTATTATTGCCTAATGAAATAGAGGAAGCTACTTTTTCTATTGTTATAGGTGGAGATGGAACTTTGCTTAGAGCATCTAAAGAAATTATAAAAAAAGATAATATTCCTGTTATTGCAATAAATGCTGGAAGTCTAGGTTTTTTAACTGAAATAAAAGAAATTGAAGCAAGAAAAATATGTGAAAACTATTTAAATAAAGATTATGAAATATGTAAAAGAGGTTTATTGGAATTAAAAATAAATAATGATGTTTACAATGTTTTAAATGAAATAGTTATTTCAACAGGAAGATTGGATAAAAAATTAATGTCTGTAGATATTTTTACAGATAGAGGAAAGGTAAATACCTATATAGGAGATGGAGTTATAATAGCTTCTCCTACTGGTTCAACTGCTTATTCTTTGTCAGCTGGTGGGCCAATAGTGTCATATAGATTAGATGCTTTTATAATAACTCCTATTTCTCCACATAATTTGTCAACTAGAACAATAATTTTATCTTCTGATGAAATAATTAAAGCTAAAGTTAATTATAGTGATATAAATAATTTCTTGATGATAGATGGTGATTTTATTAAGAAGCTAACTATGGAAGACGATATTGAAATAAAATATTCAAATAAAAAATTAAATTTAGTTTTACCAAAAGATAGAAATTATTACTCTGTATTGAAAGAAAAATTAAAATGGGGGGATAATCTATTTTAA
- a CDS encoding carbon-nitrogen hydrolase family protein has translation MKVGFIQFDVKKNFEINFNIIEKHLENLKCDLIVLPELALSGYLFKDKEELKSKGIIIEKSQEIEKIKKLSEKFQCIMILGIVERLEDKFYNTAIIISKGKYIGKYQKIHLSDFEKNFFESGKENKVFDVDGVKIGVQICFDLWFSEISREQIRERADILVVLGNFGGETTANILPIRAIENLTPIILCNRVGEENIIFNSESINTFFIGKSMVVDRNGKVLIEPKEKIEISEVVDIKLKKEKSNIICKNFFEEIDFHYNK, from the coding sequence ATGAAAGTAGGGTTTATACAATTTGATGTTAAAAAGAATTTTGAAATAAATTTTAATATCATAGAGAAGCATTTAGAAAATTTAAAATGTGATTTAATTGTGTTGCCAGAATTAGCTTTAAGTGGTTATCTCTTTAAAGATAAGGAAGAATTAAAAAGCAAGGGAATAATTATTGAAAAAAGTCAAGAAATAGAAAAAATAAAAAAATTATCTGAAAAATTTCAATGTATTATGATTTTAGGGATAGTAGAGAGATTAGAAGATAAATTTTATAATACAGCAATAATTATTTCAAAAGGAAAATATATAGGAAAATATCAAAAAATACACCTTTCTGATTTTGAAAAAAATTTTTTTGAAAGTGGAAAAGAAAATAAAGTTTTTGATGTTGATGGAGTAAAAATTGGAGTTCAAATCTGTTTTGATTTATGGTTTTCTGAAATTTCAAGGGAACAAATAAGAGAAAGAGCAGATATATTAGTTGTGCTTGGAAATTTTGGTGGTGAAACGACTGCTAATATTTTGCCAATTCGAGCCATAGAAAATTTGACTCCAATTATTCTATGTAATAGAGTAGGAGAAGAAAATATAATTTTTAATTCAGAATCTATAAATACCTTTTTTATAGGGAAAAGTATGGTTGTAGATAGAAATGGAAAAGTTTTAATAGAACCAAAAGAAAAAATAGAAATAAGTGAAGTAGTAGATATAAAATTAAAAAAAGAAAAATCTAATATAATTTGTAAAAATTTTTTTGAAGAGATTGATTTTCATTATAATAAATAG
- the recN gene encoding DNA repair protein RecN has translation MLRELLIENLAIIEKLNLEFGDGLITLTGETGAGKSIILNGINLLLGEKASIDMLRSGEKQLVAQGVFEVNNEQKNELEKLDIEVENDEVIIRRTLDAQGKEKSYVNGARVPRTRLKEVMKSLVDIVGQHSHQMLLNKENHIKLLDKFIEEEAVDIRKKIEFSLDKYSEVCEKIKEIEKEKNETAEKKEFYEFQLDEIEKANLKVGEDIDLENEYKLLFNAGKIKEKLSISEFQLKNDEINALDIIYSCKKQIEAIVDYGKDFEEIYEQIERVYYDLEDCVSTIEQLESDIEIDEHRLEEVVSRLNLIEKLKNKYGSTIEEILEFVENISSKLRTLDDNNYQTSLLEKEREKYKKDYWDAAFQLREVRKKFIKKIEENLGKELDFLNMKNAKLDIKLEEKEIMSKNGSDTIEFFITTNIGQPPKPLQKIASGGEVSRIMLALKVIFSHVDNIPILIFDEIDTGVGGETVRKIAEKLREIGKNAQVICITHSPAIASKAHEQYYIEKNIKNGTTFTSVKKLSDKERIYEIARMLAGESISDSVLKHAEELLNEE, from the coding sequence ATGTTAAGAGAATTATTAATTGAAAATTTAGCAATAATAGAAAAATTAAATCTTGAATTTGGAGATGGATTAATAACTCTTACAGGAGAAACAGGAGCAGGAAAATCAATTATTTTAAATGGAATAAATTTACTTTTAGGAGAAAAAGCTTCAATTGATATGCTTCGTAGTGGAGAAAAACAACTTGTAGCTCAGGGCGTTTTTGAAGTAAATAATGAACAAAAAAATGAATTGGAAAAATTGGATATAGAAGTAGAAAATGATGAGGTTATAATTAGAAGAACTTTAGATGCTCAAGGAAAAGAAAAATCTTATGTAAATGGAGCTAGAGTTCCTAGAACTAGATTAAAAGAGGTAATGAAATCTTTAGTTGATATAGTTGGACAACATTCTCATCAAATGCTTTTAAATAAAGAAAATCATATAAAACTTTTAGATAAGTTTATCGAAGAAGAAGCAGTAGATATAAGAAAAAAAATAGAATTTTCTTTAGATAAATATAGTGAAGTTTGTGAAAAAATAAAAGAGATAGAAAAAGAAAAAAATGAAACTGCAGAGAAAAAAGAATTCTATGAATTTCAATTAGATGAGATTGAAAAAGCAAATTTAAAAGTAGGAGAGGATATTGATTTAGAAAATGAATATAAACTGCTTTTTAATGCTGGAAAAATAAAGGAAAAGCTTTCTATTTCTGAATTTCAACTAAAAAATGATGAGATAAATGCTTTGGATATAATATACTCTTGTAAAAAACAAATAGAAGCAATAGTGGATTATGGAAAAGATTTTGAAGAAATTTATGAACAAATAGAAAGAGTTTATTATGATTTAGAAGACTGTGTGTCTACTATAGAGCAACTAGAAAGTGATATAGAAATAGATGAGCATAGATTAGAAGAGGTAGTATCAAGATTAAATCTTATAGAGAAATTAAAAAATAAATATGGTTCTACTATAGAAGAGATATTAGAATTTGTAGAAAATATAAGTAGTAAATTGAGAACATTAGATGATAATAATTATCAAACATCTTTATTAGAAAAAGAGAGAGAAAAATATAAAAAAGATTATTGGGATGCTGCTTTTCAGTTGAGAGAAGTGAGAAAAAAATTTATTAAAAAAATAGAAGAAAATTTAGGAAAAGAATTAGATTTTCTTAATATGAAAAATGCCAAATTGGATATAAAATTAGAAGAAAAAGAGATTATGTCAAAAAATGGTTCTGATACCATAGAGTTTTTTATAACTACTAATATTGGACAGCCACCAAAACCACTACAAAAAATTGCTTCTGGTGGAGAGGTAAGTAGAATAATGTTAGCTTTAAAAGTTATATTTTCTCATGTAGATAATATCCCTATTCTTATTTTTGATGAAATTGATACAGGTGTTGGTGGAGAAACAGTAAGAAAAATTGCTGAAAAACTTAGAGAGATTGGAAAAAATGCTCAAGTTATATGTATAACTCATTCTCCAGCAATAGCTTCTAAAGCCCATGAACAATATTATATTGAAAAAAATATAAAAAATGGAACTACTTTTACCTCTGTTAAAAAGTTATCTGATAAAGAAAGAATATATGAAATAGCTCGTATGTTAGCTGGAGAAAGTATATCAGACTCTGTGTTAAAACATGCAGAAGAGTTATTGAATGAGGAATAA
- a CDS encoding site-specific integrase, translated as MDLVKYFLEELRKENIISENTINFYKSDLDYFQKFIKNNNLLEISKDELEEYLQHIKEKYSENSVIRKITSLKSFYKFLVKKEMLKTSPIDNISTSRKDIKVKKIIEERELKAIIDVCEDTKIGNRDKVIIKLLSETGLKIVDILGIELNQIRENNYRFFLVKQRNIYVLINLSEELSKELKEYVERYNIDSKFIFEELDNQKFKTNFLKYVKKANLDRNIVPSMIKNRCNYEREKINNYHNLDEIEIFDEIKREYFAIGIGDE; from the coding sequence ATGGATTTAGTAAAATATTTTTTAGAAGAATTGAGAAAAGAAAATATTATTTCTGAAAATACTATAAATTTTTATAAAAGTGATTTAGATTATTTTCAAAAATTTATAAAAAATAATAATTTATTGGAGATTTCAAAAGATGAGTTAGAAGAATATTTGCAACATATAAAAGAAAAATATTCAGAAAATTCAGTTATAAGAAAGATAACTTCACTTAAAAGTTTTTATAAATTTTTAGTGAAAAAAGAGATGTTGAAAACTTCTCCAATTGATAATATTTCAACAAGTAGAAAAGATATAAAAGTTAAAAAAATTATAGAGGAAAGAGAGTTAAAAGCTATTATAGATGTTTGTGAAGATACAAAAATTGGTAATAGAGACAAAGTTATTATTAAATTATTGAGTGAAACAGGTCTAAAGATAGTAGATATTTTAGGAATAGAATTAAATCAGATAAGAGAAAATAACTATAGATTTTTTTTAGTAAAACAGAGAAACATATATGTTTTAATAAACTTATCTGAAGAGTTATCAAAAGAATTAAAAGAGTATGTTGAAAGGTATAATATTGATTCTAAATTTATATTTGAAGAATTAGATAATCAAAAATTTAAAACCAATTTTTTAAAATATGTAAAAAAAGCTAATTTAGATAGGAATATAGTTCCAAGTATGATAAAAAATAGATGTAATTATGAAAGAGAAAAAATAAACAATTATCATAATTTAGATGAGATAGAAATTTTTGATGAGATTAAGAGAGAATATTTTGCAATAGGAATAGGAGATGAGTAA
- the era gene encoding GTPase Era gives MRAGFIAVVGRPNVGKSTLINKLVSEKVAIVSNKAGTTRENIKGILNMAGNQYIFIDTPGIHKPKHLLGEYMTSSAIKILKDADIILMILDGSQEISTGDQFVMEKVLEAKRTPRILVINKIDKLSDEKLAEKRKEVVEKLGEFDGIVEIAGEYGIGLGKLLNTIDPFLEEGIQYYPEDMYTDMPVYRIISEIVREKILLKTRDEVPHSIAIEIINVEKREKGKDLFNINIYVERDSQKGIIIGKGGKLLKEIGIEARKEIEILLGREIFLDLHVKVKEDWRKKKPFLKELGYFDEN, from the coding sequence ATGAGAGCAGGATTTATAGCTGTTGTAGGAAGACCAAATGTTGGAAAATCTACTTTAATAAATAAATTGGTAAGTGAGAAAGTGGCCATAGTTTCAAATAAAGCTGGAACTACAAGAGAAAATATAAAAGGAATATTAAATATGGCAGGAAATCAATATATTTTTATTGATACTCCAGGAATTCATAAACCTAAACATCTTTTAGGTGAATATATGACATCTTCAGCTATAAAAATTTTAAAAGATGCTGATATAATTCTTATGATATTAGATGGAAGTCAAGAGATTAGTACAGGAGACCAATTTGTTATGGAGAAGGTTTTAGAAGCTAAAAGGACTCCAAGAATATTGGTTATAAATAAAATAGATAAATTATCTGATGAAAAATTAGCAGAAAAAAGAAAAGAAGTTGTAGAAAAATTAGGTGAATTTGATGGAATAGTAGAAATTGCTGGAGAGTACGGAATTGGACTTGGAAAACTTTTAAATACAATAGACCCATTTTTAGAAGAGGGAATACAATATTATCCTGAAGATATGTATACTGATATGCCTGTATATAGAATAATATCTGAAATAGTAAGAGAAAAAATATTATTGAAAACAAGAGATGAAGTTCCACATTCAATAGCTATAGAAATAATAAATGTTGAAAAAAGAGAAAAGGGAAAAGATTTATTTAATATAAATATATATGTTGAAAGAGATTCTCAAAAAGGAATAATAATTGGTAAAGGTGGAAAACTTTTAAAAGAGATAGGAATAGAAGCTAGAAAAGAAATTGAAATATTATTAGGAAGAGAGATTTTCTTAGATTTACATGTAAAAGTTAAAGAGGATTGGAGAAAGAAAAAACCATTCTTAAAAGAATTAGGATATTTTGATGAAAATTAA
- a CDS encoding flavodoxin family protein, protein MKVLLVNGSSHRGCTFTALSEVTKIFDEEKIEWEIFDVGTEPLRDCIGCNTCKKLENRCIFNDDSINKFIEKAEKCDGFIFGSPVYYAHPSGRILSFLDRVFYAGKKVFMYKPGASVLSARRGGTTASFDVLNKYFTICQMPIVSSTYWNMVHGNTPEEVLKDEEGLQTMRNLGRNMAWILKCIEAGKNNGIVPAKSETEYRTSFIR, encoded by the coding sequence GTGAAAGTATTATTAGTTAATGGAAGTTCTCATAGAGGTTGTACATTTACAGCACTTTCAGAAGTCACTAAAATTTTTGATGAAGAAAAAATAGAATGGGAAATTTTTGATGTGGGAACAGAACCTTTGAGAGATTGTATAGGATGTAATACTTGTAAAAAATTGGAAAATAGATGTATATTTAATGATGATAGTATAAACAAATTTATAGAGAAAGCTGAAAAATGTGATGGATTTATATTTGGTTCTCCTGTTTATTATGCTCATCCAAGTGGAAGAATATTATCATTTCTTGACAGAGTTTTTTATGCTGGAAAAAAAGTTTTTATGTATAAACCAGGAGCAAGTGTCTTATCAGCTAGAAGAGGTGGGACAACAGCTTCTTTTGATGTATTAAACAAATATTTTACAATTTGTCAAATGCCAATAGTTTCATCTACATATTGGAATATGGTTCATGGAAATACTCCTGAGGAAGTTTTAAAAGATGAAGAGGGATTACAAACAATGCGTAATTTAGGGAGAAATATGGCTTGGATATTAAAATGTATTGAGGCTGGAAAAAATAATGGAATAGTACCAGCTAAAAGTGAAACAGAATATAGAACAAGTTTTATTAGATAG
- a CDS encoding putative quinol monooxygenase: protein MILIVAKSIIKKECIEEYKNLVKELIEKSRKEEGNISYDLHQDINNPQAFVFVEYWKDIESIEAHNNSEHFKRIIPEINKIRESAEAVRYEKLDY, encoded by the coding sequence ATGATACTTATAGTGGCGAAAAGTATAATAAAAAAAGAGTGTATCGAAGAATATAAAAATTTAGTAAAAGAGCTAATTGAAAAAAGTAGAAAGGAAGAGGGAAATATCTCTTATGATTTACATCAAGATATAAATAATCCTCAAGCTTTTGTTTTTGTAGAGTATTGGAAAGATATTGAATCAATAGAAGCTCATAATAATTCAGAACATTTTAAAAGAATTATTCCTGAAATTAATAAAATTAGAGAATCAGCAGAAGCTGTTCGTTATGAAAAATTAGATTATTAA
- a CDS encoding toxin-antitoxin system YwqK family antitoxin: protein MNRILKYLIFILLSINIFSMEIDIEDTENKNDIVYIKGKNEKVTGTIFEYFENGNIKTKSQYKNGKKDGLSISYGQDGLIVEDSNYKNGKKNGIRKLYYNNGKLKIYQEWKNDLLDGNSKHYYEHGILEYESSDVKGKKNGIIKYYYTNGSLLLERQMKKGVADGFYKEYYPNGNLKVSGQYEDNTKIGTWETFDTNGKVIEKKDYPKPDNKNNKKIKLICKPGTHIYYEEGKKTLFTGEIKDYYDNTTNLFSYSKYENGICVYRAFYSTNGNINTLDFENEKTTERYRYYKNGKIQNYFIMDLFEKRIEEKNYYENGNLEYVERTVGTGPNKKFDGIQEKYYENGNLKEKIEYKNGRLHGVYEKYSEDGNKYVKGEYKNNEKIGTWEERN, encoded by the coding sequence ATGAATAGAATTTTAAAATACTTGATATTTATTTTATTGAGTATAAATATTTTTTCTATGGAAATTGATATTGAAGATACTGAAAATAAAAATGATATTGTCTATATTAAAGGAAAAAATGAAAAAGTTACAGGCACTATTTTTGAATATTTTGAGAATGGAAATATAAAAACTAAATCTCAATATAAAAATGGGAAAAAAGATGGACTTTCTATTTCATATGGACAAGATGGTTTAATTGTTGAAGATTCTAATTATAAAAATGGTAAAAAGAATGGTATTAGAAAACTTTATTATAATAATGGAAAATTAAAAATTTATCAAGAATGGAAAAATGATTTACTAGATGGTAATTCAAAACATTACTATGAACATGGAATTTTAGAATATGAAAGTTCTGATGTAAAAGGTAAAAAAAATGGAATAATAAAGTATTATTATACTAATGGTAGTTTGTTACTAGAAAGGCAAATGAAAAAAGGTGTTGCAGATGGTTTCTACAAAGAATATTATCCTAATGGAAATTTAAAAGTCAGTGGACAATATGAAGATAATACAAAAATTGGTACTTGGGAAACTTTTGATACTAATGGTAAGGTAATTGAAAAAAAAGATTATCCTAAACCTGATAATAAAAATAACAAAAAAATTAAATTAATTTGTAAACCTGGAACTCATATCTATTATGAAGAGGGAAAAAAGACTCTTTTTACAGGGGAGATAAAAGATTATTATGATAATACAACAAATTTATTTTCTTATTCAAAATATGAAAATGGAATATGTGTTTATCGTGCCTTTTATTCAACTAATGGAAATATTAATACATTAGATTTTGAAAATGAAAAAACTACTGAAAGATATCGTTACTATAAAAATGGAAAAATTCAAAATTATTTTATTATGGATTTGTTTGAAAAAAGAATTGAAGAAAAAAATTATTATGAAAATGGAAATTTAGAATATGTAGAAAGAACTGTCGGAACAGGTCCTAATAAAAAATTTGATGGTATCCAAGAAAAATATTATGAAAATGGAAATTTAAAAGAAAAAATAGAGTATAAAAATGGTAGACTTCACGGAGTTTATGAAAAATATTCTGAAGATGGTAATAAATATGTAAAAGGAGAATATAAAAATAATGAAAAAATTGGAACTTGGGAAGAAAGAAACTAA
- a CDS encoding toxin-antitoxin system YwqK family antitoxin — protein MPNQEVTFSGKAQTRYWNNKLKSEGYFENGKATGLWKGYYPDGTLKEELTFVDGKLNGPFKSYHKNGQLEMDTFSKDNMKEGPIKVYSEKGYLMIDGIIKNEKFTGTMKEYFDDGRIKKLAHLKEDVMDGPFKTYYDNGNLSGEGSYKNGVFDGYLVYFYEDGKLHSEGNFINGKEDGLWKIYSKDGSYEEKTFKDGKIIN, from the coding sequence CTGCCTAATCAAGAAGTTACATTTTCTGGAAAAGCTCAAACTCGTTATTGGAATAATAAATTAAAATCAGAAGGATATTTTGAAAACGGAAAAGCTACTGGATTGTGGAAAGGCTATTATCCTGATGGAACTTTAAAAGAAGAATTAACATTTGTGGATGGAAAACTTAATGGACCTTTTAAATCTTATCATAAAAACGGACAATTAGAAATGGATACCTTTTCAAAAGATAATATGAAAGAGGGGCCTATAAAAGTTTATTCTGAAAAAGGTTATTTAATGATTGATGGAATTATAAAAAATGAAAAATTTACAGGTACTATGAAAGAATATTTTGATGATGGTCGTATAAAAAAATTAGCACATTTAAAAGAAGATGTTATGGATGGCCCTTTTAAAACTTATTATGACAATGGTAACTTATCTGGAGAAGGAAGTTATAAAAATGGAGTATTTGACGGCTATCTTGTATATTTTTATGAAGATGGAAAATTACATTCAGAAGGAAATTTTATAAATGGAAAAGAAGATGGACTTTGGAAAATATATTCAAAAGATGGTTCTTATGAAGAAAAAACTTTTAAAGATGGTAAAATTATAAACTAA